A single genomic interval of Desulfovibrio intestinalis harbors:
- a CDS encoding ParB/RepB/Spo0J family partition protein: MSEPLNRKYEIGKVYPININELQPTPEQPRKYFDEGEIKALAADIEANGLLQNITFTCHEDKLIIISGERRVRAHNQLGKEVIEGKYVEGDLLTLALMENILRSDLTAIEFAESVAALQKQKNCSNDDIARIIGKKKSTTSEILKIASLPEKIRNDARTKPYMTRERLLKVARRKDADIQKKTYNKLCHMLEKPENAPRKSSEKSQGNKKTGNRFVNAHIRKIERMTEDLNVSYEKMHSKIKTELTDEEKQGLIIALEKMRTAIEVIIPKQ; this comes from the coding sequence ATGTCCGAACCTCTGAATAGAAAATACGAAATTGGCAAGGTATACCCAATAAATATAAACGAGTTGCAACCTACCCCAGAGCAACCTAGAAAATACTTTGATGAAGGTGAGATCAAGGCACTTGCAGCAGACATTGAAGCAAATGGCCTTTTGCAAAATATCACGTTTACCTGCCATGAGGACAAGCTGATAATCATCTCTGGAGAAAGGCGAGTACGGGCGCACAATCAGTTGGGAAAGGAAGTAATAGAAGGCAAGTATGTTGAAGGTGATCTCTTGACCCTGGCCTTGATGGAAAACATCCTTCGGTCTGACTTGACAGCCATTGAGTTTGCTGAATCTGTAGCAGCCTTGCAAAAGCAAAAAAATTGCTCAAATGATGACATTGCGAGAATAATTGGCAAGAAAAAAAGTACCACGAGTGAAATATTAAAAATTGCGTCACTCCCTGAAAAAATTCGGAATGACGCCAGAACAAAGCCCTATATGACCCGCGAGCGCCTGTTGAAGGTCGCTCGCCGTAAGGATGCTGATATTCAGAAAAAGACGTATAACAAGCTGTGTCATATGCTTGAAAAGCCAGAGAACGCACCTAGAAAATCTTCTGAAAAATCTCAAGGAAACAAGAAAACCGGAAACCGTTTTGTTAATGCACATATCCGTAAAATCGAAAGAATGACGGAAGACCTCAACGTATCTTACGAAAAAATGCATTCAAAAATAAAGACTGAGCTTACAGATGAAGAAAAACAGGGACTGATAATAGCACTTGAAAAAATGCGGACTGCGATTGAAGTGATTATACCAAAGCAATAG
- a CDS encoding DUF927 domain-containing protein, which produces MESLNGSSTPTGQKEERIVYAGHADQEHADFAEMPRQWREYPASEEGIREAVADGYTAISIYEFSHPFEKGKAQPMRYGDMVLDFDAKKELFDNDGISLGKVGDIGKALEAVRIFSRLLTQKYDVNPNQLHYYASGGKGFHVVIPRELIGSEAGDIELPAIYRRTLDSILNLFAHKELWDGTVFGALKDRHKLAPEDLCIDPNGFKGGKGQLIRLPHIQRADGNYKVPVTCDEIMHNGASFFEELVKKDRHIEGEGSRNGITCAPMLEEVYLQAKKFVCLSSDRRNANSQIASLETECKFVTFCAQHAGEVTEPQWFVLAKIMAHCGAMGQKLFHIYSQLDPHRYNEEETQKKLDNARNYPIITCKEVQKVFPCSGDCRVKCPMDIYRRKLAATLEVDAFAVLDEGLVFYPDASDKTTYEKISSSLEVKASARDAESCGWSKIIEVRDPDDILHQCLVPFTSLNGSGEEALALLSEAGLLLEPGRLPRQRLIQYLNKAIPKQRALIVEKNGWVEKANKFVPFDLGTQHGQCEYLCSRFPVASKLFESKGTLEEWKEHVGRYCESNPLLQVTIIAALSGPLLTLMRHSGFGIHLYGNSSSGKTTSLYIAGSVTGGELKSWRTTDNGLEGIAEQHNDNCLLLDEINQCDPDVVAQAAYMLANGQGKSRSSKTGVSRRVPTWNLTFLSSGEVSISDRADQGYRNKAMAGHEVRVVSILADGGAGHGTFTIIPNGMPAGEFSDMLVQNSKEYRGAPLRAMIQHIKDDQDKICDAVSEHMDQFLDGFDRITLSSQSKRVTNHFAFLAGVGEIAIRLNILPWSTGEAMAAMKHCFDWWLRDRNGAVDFEIEKATEKLLSLARAEFYGKVGDTYPIKRLAADNQDCFFIPRTYTVAVICKDFQYKSLVTNLKEKGLLILTKDGEVREQFWQGCNDNRPRGFAIIRDNLYGESAAGIIESPLPLGEKLSIVYQTVDDNDF; this is translated from the coding sequence ATGGAAAGCTTGAATGGTTCCTCAACGCCAACAGGACAAAAGGAAGAACGGATAGTCTACGCGGGCCATGCTGATCAGGAACACGCAGACTTTGCGGAAATGCCTCGGCAATGGAGAGAATACCCTGCCTCAGAAGAAGGCATCAGAGAAGCAGTAGCTGACGGCTATACAGCCATTTCTATTTACGAATTCAGTCACCCTTTTGAAAAAGGCAAAGCTCAGCCCATGCGCTACGGTGACATGGTGTTAGACTTCGATGCCAAGAAAGAGCTGTTTGATAACGATGGCATTTCTTTGGGCAAGGTGGGTGATATTGGTAAGGCGCTTGAAGCTGTTCGCATTTTCAGCAGGCTGCTTACCCAAAAATATGACGTGAACCCCAACCAGTTGCATTATTACGCCAGTGGCGGCAAGGGCTTCCATGTGGTTATCCCACGAGAGCTTATAGGTTCAGAAGCTGGTGATATTGAGTTGCCTGCCATTTACAGGCGTACCCTTGATTCCATTCTGAATCTTTTTGCCCATAAGGAGCTCTGGGATGGTACTGTCTTTGGTGCGCTCAAAGATCGCCATAAATTGGCCCCTGAAGACCTTTGTATCGACCCAAACGGATTCAAGGGAGGCAAAGGCCAGCTCATACGCCTGCCCCACATTCAACGGGCTGACGGCAATTACAAGGTGCCGGTGACATGTGACGAGATCATGCACAATGGGGCTTCCTTTTTTGAGGAACTCGTCAAGAAAGATCGGCATATTGAAGGGGAAGGAAGCCGGAATGGTATCACGTGCGCTCCCATGCTGGAAGAAGTTTACCTACAAGCCAAAAAGTTTGTTTGTCTTTCCAGCGACAGGCGCAATGCCAATAGTCAGATTGCAAGCCTTGAAACAGAATGTAAATTTGTGACCTTCTGTGCCCAGCATGCGGGTGAGGTTACAGAGCCCCAATGGTTTGTGCTCGCCAAGATTATGGCTCACTGTGGAGCGATGGGGCAAAAGCTGTTCCACATATACAGTCAGCTTGATCCGCACCGCTATAATGAAGAAGAAACACAAAAGAAGCTGGATAATGCCCGCAATTATCCCATCATCACCTGCAAAGAGGTCCAAAAAGTATTCCCTTGTTCAGGCGACTGCCGGGTAAAATGCCCTATGGATATTTATCGGCGAAAGCTCGCTGCGACTCTCGAAGTTGATGCCTTTGCCGTACTGGACGAAGGGCTTGTGTTTTATCCAGATGCCAGCGACAAAACCACTTATGAAAAAATCTCTTCATCACTTGAAGTAAAGGCTTCTGCTCGTGACGCTGAAAGTTGTGGTTGGTCAAAAATTATTGAAGTGCGCGATCCTGACGACATACTCCATCAGTGCCTAGTACCCTTCACATCCTTAAATGGTTCAGGTGAAGAAGCTCTTGCGCTCCTGTCGGAAGCAGGTTTGCTACTGGAACCAGGCAGACTGCCCCGCCAGCGGCTTATACAGTACCTCAACAAGGCAATCCCAAAGCAGCGGGCTTTGATTGTTGAGAAAAATGGTTGGGTTGAAAAGGCCAATAAATTTGTACCTTTTGATCTGGGAACTCAGCACGGCCAATGCGAGTATCTATGCTCCCGCTTCCCTGTGGCGTCCAAGCTGTTTGAGTCAAAGGGAACACTCGAAGAATGGAAAGAGCATGTGGGGAGGTATTGCGAGAGCAACCCCCTTTTGCAGGTGACGATTATTGCGGCCCTGTCCGGCCCCTTGTTGACGCTCATGAGACATTCAGGTTTTGGCATTCATCTTTATGGCAATTCTTCCAGCGGCAAGACGACGAGCCTTTATATTGCGGGCTCTGTCACTGGCGGTGAGCTTAAGTCATGGCGAACAACAGACAACGGACTCGAAGGCATAGCGGAACAACATAACGACAACTGCCTTTTGCTTGATGAAATCAACCAATGTGACCCTGATGTGGTGGCCCAGGCAGCCTATATGCTTGCCAATGGCCAAGGCAAATCACGTTCTTCAAAGACCGGTGTCAGCCGTCGTGTACCGACGTGGAATTTGACATTTCTGTCTTCAGGCGAAGTGTCCATATCTGATCGTGCTGATCAGGGTTATAGGAATAAAGCCATGGCAGGTCATGAGGTGCGCGTTGTTAGCATCCTCGCAGACGGTGGTGCTGGTCACGGTACTTTCACGATCATACCTAATGGCATGCCTGCCGGAGAATTTTCCGACATGCTGGTACAAAACAGTAAAGAATACCGGGGCGCCCCATTACGGGCTATGATCCAGCACATCAAAGACGACCAGGATAAAATTTGTGATGCGGTCAGTGAGCATATGGATCAGTTCCTTGACGGATTTGACCGCATCACCTTGTCGTCACAATCTAAGCGAGTAACCAATCATTTTGCCTTCCTGGCTGGTGTAGGTGAAATCGCCATACGTCTCAACATACTGCCCTGGTCGACTGGAGAAGCAATGGCCGCTATGAAGCATTGCTTTGACTGGTGGCTCCGGGACAGAAATGGTGCGGTAGACTTTGAGATTGAAAAAGCAACAGAGAAGCTCCTGTCTCTGGCCCGTGCTGAGTTCTACGGGAAAGTTGGCGACACCTACCCAATCAAGAGGCTTGCTGCAGATAACCAAGACTGCTTTTTTATCCCCCGTACATACACAGTAGCCGTGATCTGTAAGGATTTTCAGTATAAATCTCTTGTCACTAATCTGAAAGAGAAAGGGCTGTTGATTCTGACCAAGGACGGTGAAGTGCGAGAGCAGTTCTGGCAAGGTTGTAACGATAATCGGCCAAGGGGGTTCGCTATTATCAGAGACAATTTGTACGGTGAATCTGCGGCTGGTATTATTGAGAGTCCTTTGCCTTTAGGGGAAAAGCTTTCAATTGTGTATCAGACCGTTGACGATAATGATTTTTGA